One Tamlana carrageenivorans genomic region harbors:
- the recO gene encoding DNA repair protein RecO, giving the protein MLFTTPAIVLSKLKYRDHDLIVKCFTQQKGVISFLLRGVLKSKKTQNKAAYFQPLSQIQIVVDYKEKRSLQAIKDTKLKAIYTSLHTHVLKSAIVLFLSEVLSHTLHEEEQDEVLYSYLENTLMWLDGQSEYANFHLLFLLNLTKYLGFYPDTTDIDFPNFNLNEGKFELKPVYKNNISGSNVILLKQLLNASFDTLPSIKINAKQRQSFLSMMLLYFELHLGSFRPPKSLQVFNQVFS; this is encoded by the coding sequence ATGTTATTCACTACTCCTGCTATCGTGTTGTCTAAGCTCAAGTATAGAGATCACGATCTAATCGTAAAATGTTTTACACAGCAAAAAGGCGTGATTAGCTTTTTATTAAGAGGGGTTTTAAAAAGTAAAAAAACTCAAAATAAAGCCGCTTATTTTCAGCCGCTATCTCAAATACAAATTGTAGTAGATTACAAAGAGAAGCGTTCATTACAAGCCATAAAAGATACCAAACTTAAGGCTATTTATACCAGCTTACATACGCATGTTTTAAAAAGTGCTATTGTTTTGTTTCTATCCGAGGTCTTATCCCATACTTTGCATGAAGAAGAACAAGATGAAGTCCTTTATAGTTATTTAGAAAACACCCTAATGTGGTTAGATGGCCAGTCGGAATATGCTAATTTTCACCTATTGTTTCTTTTAAATCTAACAAAATACTTGGGGTTTTACCCCGATACCACCGATATAGATTTTCCGAATTTTAATTTAAATGAAGGTAAATTTGAATTAAAACCGGTTTATAAGAACAATATATCGGGATCAAATGTCATACTATTAAAACAACTATTGAATGCTTCCTTCGATACTTTACCCAGTATTAAAATAAATGCGAAACAAAGGCAGTCATTTTTAAGTATGATGCTGCTTTATTTTGAACTGCATTTAGGAAGCTTTAGACCTCCTAAATCATTACAGGTTTTTAATCAGGTTTTTAGTTAA
- a CDS encoding regulatory protein RecX, with translation MESKKTHTVQEATKKLEHFCAYQERCHKEVRKKLEAMFMIPEAIDVIIVHLLDHNFLNEERFAKAFVRGKFNIKHWGRRRLTAELKQRDISKFNINQALAEIDDHDYLTLFSELAENRANVIKEVNTYKKRKKFIDYFLYRGWESHLVYEKAYELIP, from the coding sequence ATGGAATCAAAAAAAACACATACGGTTCAGGAGGCCACTAAAAAACTTGAGCATTTTTGTGCGTATCAAGAGCGTTGTCATAAGGAAGTTCGCAAAAAACTGGAAGCCATGTTCATGATTCCCGAGGCTATTGATGTGATTATTGTGCATCTTTTAGATCATAATTTTTTAAATGAAGAACGCTTTGCAAAAGCCTTCGTTCGTGGTAAATTCAATATCAAACATTGGGGGCGTCGTCGTTTAACAGCGGAATTAAAACAAAGAGACATATCAAAATTTAATATTAATCAAGCTTTAGCTGAAATTGACGATCATGATTATCTGACTTTGTTTTCCGAATTAGCAGAAAACCGTGCGAATGTAATAAAAGAAGTAAATACTTACAAAAAACGTAAGAAATTTATTGATTATTTTTTGTATCGGGGTTGGGAATCACATTTGGTTTATGAGAAAGCATACGAATTGATTCCATAA
- a CDS encoding cupin-like domain-containing protein: protein MSLNLQDIPRVKTITKSDFLQHYFKPQKPVVIERFIEDWPAYTKWNLDYIKSLGGDITVPLYDDRPVDYKDGFNEPHATMKLNDYIDLLKQHPTKYRIFLWNALKEIPSLQKDFTFPDFGLRLMKSIPMLFFGGQNSYTFMHYDIDLANIFHFHFEGKKQIILFDQEQNPFLYKIPHSLITREDIDLNNPDFKKWPLLKKAKGYKTELNHGEILYIPEGFWHYMHYITPGFSMSLRAIARNPKNFTKALYNILIMRNYDNLMRKIKGQKWIDWKNKQAIIRAGKG from the coding sequence TTGTCTTTAAACTTACAAGATATTCCACGTGTAAAAACCATTACTAAGTCAGATTTTTTACAGCACTATTTTAAGCCACAAAAACCTGTGGTGATAGAACGGTTTATTGAGGATTGGCCCGCATATACAAAATGGAATTTAGATTATATTAAAAGCCTTGGAGGAGATATAACAGTACCACTTTACGATGACCGCCCCGTAGATTACAAAGATGGTTTTAACGAACCTCATGCTACAATGAAGCTTAATGATTATATCGATTTACTAAAACAACACCCTACCAAATACCGCATTTTTTTATGGAATGCCCTTAAGGAAATCCCAAGTTTACAAAAGGATTTTACCTTTCCAGATTTTGGATTACGCCTTATGAAAAGCATCCCGATGTTATTTTTTGGCGGCCAAAATTCATACACCTTTATGCATTACGACATCGATTTAGCCAATATTTTTCATTTTCATTTTGAAGGCAAAAAACAAATCATACTGTTCGATCAAGAGCAAAATCCATTTTTATATAAAATACCGCATTCTTTAATTACCAGAGAAGATATCGATTTGAACAATCCCGATTTTAAAAAATGGCCGTTACTTAAAAAAGCTAAAGGTTACAAAACCGAGCTTAATCATGGCGAAATATTGTATATACCAGAAGGTTTTTGGCATTATATGCATTACATAACGCCCGGTTTTTCTATGAGTTTAAGGGCTATTGCAAGAAATCCAAAAAACTTTACAAAGGCTCTGTACAACATTTTAATAATGCGTAATTACGACAATTTAATGCGTAAAATAAAGGGACAAAAATGGATTGATTGGAAAAATAAACAAGCCATAATTAGAGCCGGAAAAGGGTAA
- a CDS encoding deoxyguanosinetriphosphate triphosphohydrolase: MNWEQLLSLKRFGDTNKRIRKEQDENRIGFEVDYDRIIFSSEFRSLQDKTQVIPLSNTDFVHTRLTHSLEVSVVGRSLGRSVGHKLLEKHPHLKNIHGYHANDFGAIVAAAALAHDIGNPPFGHSGEKAIGEFFINGSGKVYKDQLTPKEYQDLCDFEGNANGFKILTETRAGRPGGIRLSYATLGAFTKYPKESLPKKPTPHIADKKYGVFQSEKENFEDVAQELGLIKRSHDNMSYARHPLTYLVEAADDICYTIIDFEDGINLGLIQEEYALEYLSKIIRKNIIPENYYALETQKDRIGYLRALAIGSLINEAVDIFMANEEAILEGTFNCALLDKSAYDAQIKDVIKISVENVYQSTEVIDKEIIGYGVINTLLETYTTAVNNSFNNTTSNYDKLILKSLPDTIKTDTENLYTRLLSVCHYISLLSDSKAILDYKKIKGLGV, from the coding sequence ATGAACTGGGAACAACTACTATCCTTAAAGCGCTTTGGCGACACCAATAAAAGAATACGTAAAGAACAAGATGAAAACCGTATTGGTTTTGAAGTGGATTACGATCGTATTATATTCTCATCAGAATTTAGAAGTCTGCAAGACAAAACACAGGTTATCCCGCTTTCTAACACCGATTTTGTTCATACACGACTTACTCATAGTTTGGAGGTTAGTGTGGTTGGACGCTCTTTAGGCCGTAGTGTAGGCCATAAACTCCTAGAAAAGCATCCGCATTTAAAAAACATTCATGGTTACCATGCTAATGATTTTGGCGCCATTGTTGCCGCGGCCGCCTTAGCACACGACATTGGCAATCCGCCATTCGGGCATTCGGGTGAAAAAGCCATTGGTGAGTTTTTTATTAACGGTTCTGGAAAAGTTTACAAAGACCAACTCACCCCTAAAGAATATCAAGATTTATGCGATTTTGAAGGCAATGCCAACGGATTTAAAATTCTAACCGAAACCAGAGCAGGGCGACCAGGAGGCATCCGTTTAAGTTATGCCACACTTGGTGCCTTTACAAAATACCCTAAAGAATCGCTACCAAAGAAGCCCACCCCACACATTGCCGATAAAAAGTATGGTGTTTTTCAATCGGAAAAAGAAAACTTTGAAGATGTCGCCCAGGAACTCGGCCTAATAAAACGCAGTCATGATAACATGAGCTACGCCAGGCACCCGCTTACCTATTTAGTTGAAGCCGCCGATGATATTTGCTATACCATTATCGATTTTGAAGACGGCATCAACTTAGGCTTAATTCAAGAAGAATACGCTTTAGAGTATTTATCAAAAATCATTCGAAAGAACATCATACCCGAAAATTATTACGCTCTAGAAACTCAAAAAGACCGTATTGGGTATTTACGTGCCTTAGCCATAGGATCGCTAATTAATGAAGCTGTTGATATTTTTATGGCCAACGAAGAAGCCATTTTAGAAGGCACTTTTAACTGTGCTTTATTAGACAAAAGTGCTTATGACGCCCAAATTAAAGATGTTATAAAAATAAGTGTCGAGAATGTGTATCAATCTACCGAAGTTATCGATAAGGAAATCATAGGGTATGGTGTTATAAACACCCTTTTAGAAACTTACACCACGGCAGTTAACAATAGTTTTAACAATACCACATCTAACTACGACAAGCTCATCTTAAAAAGCTTACCAGACACCATTAAAACGGATACCGAAAATTTATACACACGCTTGTTAAGTGTTTGCCATTACATATCGCTATTGTCTGACAGTAAAGCCATTTTAGATTATAAAAAAATTAAGGGACTTGGGGTTTAA
- a CDS encoding carboxypeptidase-like regulatory domain-containing protein — protein sequence MKQLLYILVFGFSVFGFAQNTGSISGNLLDLEEGHAPLLYAKVMVKETGVEALSNEAGFFKFEDVKPGAYTLVYSFVGYETKEVKVEVLPSNDEVLKLHLGASTVSLDDLASVFASASSASNDSAIVSNK from the coding sequence ATGAAACAATTATTATATATACTCGTATTTGGCTTTTCAGTTTTTGGTTTTGCTCAAAATACCGGTTCGATTAGTGGGAATTTATTGGATTTAGAAGAAGGTCATGCTCCTTTACTGTATGCTAAAGTTATGGTAAAAGAAACGGGTGTTGAAGCTTTATCTAATGAAGCCGGATTTTTTAAATTCGAGGATGTAAAACCAGGAGCTTATACTTTAGTTTATAGTTTTGTAGGTTACGAAACTAAAGAAGTTAAAGTTGAAGTTTTACCTTCAAACGACGAAGTTTTGAAATTGCATTTAGGTGCTAGCACGGTGTCTTTGGATGATTTGGCTTCGGTTTTTGCTAGTGCTTCTTCGGCTAGTAATGATTCGGCCATTGTAAGTAATAAATAA
- a CDS encoding TonB-dependent receptor has translation MKKLLVLFTIFISASAYAQNMGSIKGMLTDKEYNNEPLAFANVLIKGTTKGTTSDFDGLYYFDNIESGTYTLIFSFVGYETQEVTVTVTTGKTEEVNIVMSASAATLDEVIVTTTTKRESETALLLEQKKAVTIKQAIGAQELSKKAVSDAGAATLKVTGVNKKEGSSKIYVRGLGDRYNNTTLNGLPLPSNDPRNKNIDLSLFSTGVIENVGIAKSFSSTSSSDVAGASVDIVSKEMSGKSFFKFEVSSAVNSQTTFEDFKQMDGSNWLGIVKNTKTGINDLTVYNFQNSFSPNQTTASPNFGLSFNYGNTVKFSNESSLGVFLVGSFSNAYAYQEGRSANIVNLGNVGSEFDTKTYNYNASTMLMGNVVYKINNNHKISYNHLFVHSNTQEIEDFVGTTPDIGREDDDNRLLNLMLQTEVQNRLFVNQILSTNKFGESVDVNAALSYNAIYNDEPDRRKNTFIIDNDSNRTFISQNAVRDNSRFYGNLFEDDIAGNLEAIKYLGERLENKGKVTIGYNGRLTNRKFDGIYYDHNFANPTGTIVDINNLDATFNQGNLDNGIFGVETSRGRNNNDDETFLPQLYNGNKTTHAAFADLVYKFNDKFTTNIGLRAESVQMNVDWDVNISVAGYPSIGDIDLNKNYVLPALNLKYELNDKINLRASGSISYTYPQFKEIAPFTYEGINYQETGNPALIPSDNYNAEIKFELFPKKSELIAVGLFGKLIENSINRLERTSAIERDFTFDNSGNATIYGAEIEAKVDVLSKEIDADKSQALTFGTNATVMKTILSFDKSNTLFNYTGDSSQLEGASPFTVNADVSYRFTNNDKETISTLVFNYQSDKVFSIGTNFQENIIEKAVPILDFVFKHQFNQQISFKFNAKNLLNPSFDRYRDVAGKPIMNTYKNGVTVTTGLVLNF, from the coding sequence ATGAAAAAATTATTAGTATTATTTACGATTTTTATATCGGCTTCTGCTTATGCCCAAAATATGGGTTCTATAAAAGGCATGTTAACCGATAAAGAATATAATAACGAGCCTTTAGCATTTGCTAATGTTTTAATAAAAGGGACGACAAAAGGAACGACTTCCGATTTTGATGGACTTTATTACTTTGATAACATTGAATCAGGAACCTATACCTTAATATTTAGTTTTGTAGGTTACGAAACTCAAGAAGTAACTGTAACGGTTACAACAGGAAAAACCGAAGAGGTTAATATAGTAATGAGTGCGAGTGCCGCTACATTAGATGAGGTGATCGTAACAACCACTACTAAAAGAGAAAGTGAAACGGCTTTGTTATTGGAACAAAAGAAAGCCGTTACCATAAAGCAAGCTATTGGGGCTCAAGAATTATCTAAAAAAGCCGTTTCCGATGCTGGTGCCGCAACTTTAAAGGTAACGGGTGTTAACAAAAAGGAAGGTTCTAGTAAAATTTATGTTAGAGGTTTGGGTGACCGCTATAACAATACTACTTTAAACGGTTTGCCGCTGCCTTCAAATGATCCTAGAAATAAAAACATCGATTTATCATTGTTTAGTACTGGTGTTATTGAGAATGTAGGAATAGCTAAATCTTTTTCTTCAACGTCATCTTCCGATGTTGCAGGAGCAAGTGTAGATATTGTAAGTAAAGAAATGTCTGGAAAATCCTTTTTTAAATTCGAAGTGTCTTCAGCCGTAAATTCGCAAACCACATTTGAAGATTTTAAACAAATGGACGGATCAAATTGGTTGGGTATAGTTAAAAATACTAAAACCGGTATAAATGATCTTACGGTATATAATTTTCAAAATAGTTTTTCGCCAAATCAAACCACGGCTAGCCCAAATTTTGGATTGTCATTTAACTACGGAAATACGGTTAAGTTTTCAAATGAAAGTAGTTTAGGTGTCTTTTTAGTAGGGTCTTTTAGTAACGCTTACGCATATCAAGAAGGACGCTCAGCAAACATTGTTAATTTGGGTAATGTTGGTTCAGAGTTTGATACTAAAACTTATAATTACAATGCTTCTACCATGTTAATGGGGAATGTAGTTTATAAAATAAATAACAATCATAAAATAAGCTACAATCATTTATTTGTGCATTCAAACACTCAGGAAATTGAAGATTTTGTGGGGACCACTCCTGATATAGGTAGAGAGGATGACGATAACCGTTTACTAAATTTAATGTTGCAAACCGAAGTTCAAAACAGACTTTTTGTAAACCAAATATTATCAACCAATAAATTTGGCGAATCTGTTGATGTAAATGCTGCTTTAAGTTACAATGCAATTTATAATGACGAGCCAGATAGAAGAAAAAACACTTTTATTATAGATAACGATTCTAATAGAACTTTCATTTCTCAAAATGCAGTAAGAGATAATAGTCGATTTTATGGTAACTTATTTGAAGATGATATTGCAGGAAATTTAGAAGCTATAAAATATTTAGGAGAACGTTTAGAAAATAAAGGAAAAGTAACTATAGGCTACAATGGCAGGTTAACAAACAGGAAGTTTGATGGTATTTATTACGATCATAACTTTGCAAACCCAACAGGTACTATTGTTGATATAAATAATTTAGATGCTACTTTTAACCAAGGCAATCTGGATAATGGTATTTTTGGTGTTGAAACTTCAAGAGGTAGAAATAATAATGATGATGAAACTTTTCTTCCGCAATTGTATAATGGTAATAAAACAACGCATGCTGCTTTTGCCGACCTAGTTTATAAATTTAATGACAAATTCACTACAAATATTGGTTTACGGGCAGAAAGTGTTCAAATGAATGTTGATTGGGATGTTAACATTAGTGTTGCAGGTTACCCAAGTATAGGTGATATTGACTTAAACAAAAACTATGTTTTGCCAGCTTTAAATTTAAAATATGAGCTTAACGACAAAATTAATTTAAGGGCTTCAGGAAGTATAAGTTATACCTATCCGCAGTTTAAAGAAATTGCTCCTTTTACTTATGAGGGTATTAATTATCAAGAAACTGGGAATCCTGCTTTAATCCCTTCAGATAACTATAATGCCGAAATAAAATTTGAATTATTCCCTAAGAAAAGTGAATTAATTGCTGTTGGTTTATTCGGGAAATTGATTGAAAACTCAATTAACCGTTTAGAACGAACATCGGCTATTGAAAGAGATTTTACTTTCGACAATTCGGGTAATGCTACCATATATGGTGCAGAAATTGAAGCTAAAGTAGATGTTTTAAGCAAAGAGATTGACGCTGATAAATCGCAAGCTTTAACTTTTGGAACTAATGCTACTGTTATGAAAACTATCCTAAGCTTTGATAAAAGTAATACGCTTTTTAATTATACTGGCGATAGCTCGCAGTTAGAAGGTGCTTCGCCTTTTACAGTAAATGCCGATGTGTCTTATAGATTTACTAATAACGATAAAGAAACCATTTCAACTTTAGTTTTTAACTACCAAAGTGATAAAGTGTTTAGTATTGGGACAAACTTTCAGGAAAATATTATTGAAAAAGCGGTTCCTATTTTAGATTTTGTTTTCAAACACCAATTTAACCAACAAATTAGTTTTAAGTTTAATGCTAAAAACTTATTAAATCCAAGTTTTGATAGATATAGAGATGTTGCTGGTAAGCCAATCATGAATACTTATAAAAATGGTGTTACGGTAACTACAGGGTTAGTTTTGAATTTTTAA
- the atpD gene encoding F0F1 ATP synthase subunit beta, with protein MSKVTGKVAQIVGPVIDVKFASESELPKIYDSLEIKRADGSILVLEVQSHIGEDTVRTIAMDSSDGLSRGTEVTATGAPIQMPIGDDVYGRLFNVIGDAIDGLGDLPKAGEAGLPIHRSAPKFEDLSTSTEVLFTGIKVIDLIEPYAKGGKIGLFGGAGVGKTVLIQELINNIAKGHGGLSVFAGVGERTREGNDLLREMLESGIIRYGDDFMHSMEDGGWDLSKVDKSKMKESKATFVFGQMNEPPGARARVALSGLTIAEYFRDGAGEGQGKDVLFFVDNIFRFTQAGSEVSALLGRMPSAVGYQPTLATEMGAMQERITSTKRGSITSVQAVYVPADDLTDPAPATTFAHLDATTVLSRKIAELGIYPAVDPLDSTSRILTADILGKEHYACAQRVKELLQRYKELQDIIAILGMEELSEEDKLAVGRARRVQRFLSQPFHVAEQFTGIPGVLVDIKETIKGFNMIMDGELDHLPEAAFNLKGTIEEAIEAGDKMLAEA; from the coding sequence ATGTCTAAAGTTACAGGTAAAGTTGCTCAAATAGTAGGTCCGGTTATCGATGTTAAATTTGCTTCGGAATCAGAACTTCCAAAAATTTACGATTCATTAGAAATTAAGAGAGCCGATGGTTCTATATTAGTATTAGAAGTACAATCTCATATTGGAGAAGATACCGTTCGTACTATCGCAATGGATTCCTCTGATGGTTTAAGTAGAGGTACAGAAGTTACTGCAACAGGTGCGCCTATTCAAATGCCAATTGGTGATGATGTTTACGGACGTTTATTTAATGTAATTGGTGATGCTATTGACGGTCTTGGAGATTTACCTAAAGCTGGAGAAGCTGGTTTGCCAATTCACCGTTCTGCACCAAAATTTGAAGATTTATCAACCTCTACAGAAGTTTTATTTACTGGTATTAAAGTCATCGACCTTATCGAGCCTTATGCAAAAGGTGGTAAAATTGGTTTATTTGGTGGTGCTGGTGTAGGTAAAACAGTATTGATTCAGGAGTTGATTAATAATATTGCAAAAGGTCACGGTGGACTTTCAGTATTCGCTGGAGTAGGTGAAAGAACACGTGAAGGAAATGACCTTTTAAGAGAGATGTTAGAATCTGGAATTATCCGTTATGGTGATGATTTTATGCATTCTATGGAAGATGGTGGATGGGATTTGTCTAAAGTAGATAAGTCTAAAATGAAAGAATCGAAAGCGACTTTCGTATTCGGACAAATGAATGAGCCTCCTGGAGCTCGTGCTCGTGTAGCATTATCTGGTTTAACTATTGCTGAGTATTTCCGTGATGGTGCTGGTGAAGGTCAAGGGAAAGATGTATTATTTTTCGTAGATAATATCTTCCGTTTTACACAAGCGGGTTCAGAGGTGTCTGCATTACTTGGTCGTATGCCTTCTGCGGTAGGTTACCAACCAACTTTAGCTACAGAAATGGGTGCCATGCAAGAGCGTATTACATCAACTAAAAGAGGTTCTATTACATCGGTACAAGCGGTTTACGTACCTGCCGATGATTTAACGGATCCTGCACCGGCAACAACGTTTGCTCACTTAGATGCTACAACCGTATTATCTCGTAAAATTGCCGAGCTTGGTATTTATCCTGCGGTAGATCCTTTAGATTCTACTTCAAGAATTTTAACGGCCGATATTTTAGGTAAAGAGCATTATGCTTGTGCACAACGCGTAAAAGAGTTATTACAACGTTATAAAGAATTGCAAGATATTATTGCCATCCTTGGTATGGAAGAGTTATCTGAAGAAGATAAATTAGCCGTAGGTAGAGCAAGACGTGTACAACGTTTCTTATCTCAACCTTTCCACGTAGCTGAGCAGTTTACAGGGATTCCAGGGGTGTTAGTAGATATCAAAGAAACTATTAAAGGATTTAACATGATTATGGATGGTGAATTAGATCACTTACCAGAAGCAGCGTTTAACCTTAAAGGAACTATCGAAGAAGCTATTGAGGCTGGAGATAAAATGCTTGCTGAAGCCTAA
- a CDS encoding F0F1 ATP synthase subunit epsilon translates to MYLEIVSPEATFFSSEVESVIVPGVDGEFQMLENHAPIVSLLAAGTVKIRVHTNSHLDYDKLHPEVEPHMVDTKVLLINIKSGTLEMKDNKAIILAD, encoded by the coding sequence ATGTATTTAGAAATTGTATCGCCTGAAGCAACCTTTTTTAGTTCAGAAGTGGAATCTGTGATTGTGCCAGGTGTTGATGGTGAATTTCAAATGTTAGAAAATCACGCGCCTATAGTATCGCTATTGGCTGCGGGAACGGTTAAAATACGTGTGCATACGAATAGCCATTTAGATTACGATAAATTACATCCAGAAGTTGAACCTCATATGGTTGATACCAAAGTATTATTAATTAATATTAAATCTGGTACCCTTGAAATGAAAGATAATAAAGCTATTATTTTAGCCGATTAA
- a CDS encoding c-type cytochrome: MKTTLKIVFPILLTVLISCGDHSEKKKPGFTYETKTPPQSNTSTETETVPPSKIIDLTNKGIGPISSVTLDDKIDTNLAKQGKALFKSTCSACHRPDKKFIGPTPKDILKRRTPEWVMNMILNPNNMVKDDPLAKALLLEYHGSPMPIQINSKEEARALLEYFRTL; encoded by the coding sequence ATGAAAACAACTTTAAAAATTGTATTTCCTATACTACTTACCGTCCTAATAAGTTGTGGGGATCATTCGGAGAAAAAGAAACCGGGTTTTACCTACGAAACCAAAACACCACCACAATCTAATACTTCTACTGAAACGGAAACTGTTCCACCCTCAAAAATTATAGATTTAACGAATAAAGGAATTGGCCCTATATCTAGTGTGACTTTAGATGATAAAATCGATACTAACCTAGCAAAACAAGGTAAGGCTCTATTTAAAAGCACTTGTTCGGCCTGCCATAGACCAGACAAAAAGTTTATTGGCCCGACACCCAAAGACATTTTAAAACGACGCACTCCAGAATGGGTAATGAATATGATACTAAACCCAAATAACATGGTTAAAGACGATCCTTTAGCTAAAGCATTGTTACTGGAATACCATGGCTCGCCAATGCCGATACAAATTAATTCAAAAGAAGAAGCTAGAGCTCTTTTAGAGTACTTTAGAACCCTTTAA
- a CDS encoding alpha-ketoglutarate decarboxylase, with amino-acid sequence MTKTLFHITKKASLLCVVFSFCFIHIQAQQTKGDFWNQVRFGGNLALSFGNEFFSGTIAPSAIYQFDERFALGLGLNATFNSQKDFYKSTILGGSLIGLYNVIPAIQLSAEFEQLHVDRNYDSRTIYRDENYWISALYLGAGYRTGNFAFGVRYDVLYDDNKSIYYSPWSPFFRVYF; translated from the coding sequence TTGACAAAGACTTTATTTCATATTACTAAAAAAGCAAGCTTATTATGCGTTGTTTTTTCTTTCTGCTTTATCCATATCCAAGCACAACAAACTAAGGGCGATTTCTGGAATCAAGTTCGCTTTGGTGGCAACCTTGCTTTAAGTTTTGGAAATGAATTTTTTAGTGGAACCATCGCACCCAGTGCCATTTACCAATTTGATGAGCGCTTTGCTTTGGGGCTGGGGCTTAACGCCACATTTAACAGTCAGAAAGATTTCTATAAGTCTACTATTTTAGGAGGTAGCCTTATTGGTTTATACAATGTGATTCCTGCCATACAGCTTTCGGCTGAATTCGAACAGCTTCATGTTGATCGTAATTACGATTCTAGAACGATTTACAGAGATGAAAATTACTGGATTTCAGCACTATACCTGGGTGCTGGTTATCGTACAGGGAATTTTGCTTTTGGGGTGCGTTATGATGTTTTGTATGATGACAATAAAAGCATTTATTACAGCCCTTGGTCACCATTTTTCAGGGTGTATTTCTAA